A genomic window from Streptomyces sp. WMMC940 includes:
- a CDS encoding response regulator, translating into MTDSSGGPIEKGPVRVFLLDDHEVVRRGVHDLLDAEPGLTVVGEAATVEQALVRVPALRPQVAVLDVRLPDGDGVSVCRELRSRMPDLACLMLTSFDDEEALLDAIMAGASGYVLKQITGTDLVHAVRTVASGQSMLDPGATARVMARLRGDAGRDEQPQGLPALTDREREILALVGEGLTNREIGKQLYLAEKTVKNNISRLLAKLGVERRVQAAVIATRALAARGGQAGPASPAREARPRN; encoded by the coding sequence ATGACGGACAGCAGTGGCGGACCCATCGAGAAGGGCCCGGTCAGGGTGTTCCTCCTGGACGACCACGAGGTGGTGCGCCGCGGTGTGCACGACCTGCTGGACGCCGAGCCCGGCCTCACCGTGGTCGGCGAAGCGGCCACCGTCGAACAGGCGCTGGTGCGGGTGCCGGCGCTGCGCCCGCAGGTCGCGGTACTGGACGTGCGCCTCCCGGACGGCGACGGTGTGAGCGTATGCCGCGAGTTGCGCTCCCGGATGCCCGATCTGGCCTGCCTGATGCTCACCTCGTTCGACGACGAGGAGGCGCTGCTGGACGCCATCATGGCCGGGGCGTCCGGCTATGTCCTCAAGCAGATCACCGGCACCGACCTCGTCCACGCCGTGCGGACGGTGGCCTCCGGCCAGTCCATGCTGGATCCCGGCGCCACGGCCCGTGTGATGGCACGTCTGCGAGGCGATGCCGGGCGGGACGAACAGCCGCAGGGGCTGCCCGCGTTGACCGACCGCGAGCGGGAGATCCTGGCGCTCGTGGGCGAGGGACTGACCAACCGGGAGATCGGCAAGCAGCTCTACCTGGCGGAGAAGACGGTCAAGAACAACATCTCCCGGCTGCTGGCCAAGCTGGGTGTGGAGCGGCGGGTACAGGCCGCCGTCATCGCCACGCGGGCACTGGCTGCCCGTGGGGGCCAGGCGGGCCCGGCCTCCCCGGCGCGTGAGGCCCGCCCGCGGAACTGA